Proteins encoded in a region of the Misgurnus anguillicaudatus chromosome 9, ASM2758022v2, whole genome shotgun sequence genome:
- the dub gene encoding duboraya isoform X1, with the protein MEDHTVVKKRSVAELAGKFSCQIPHTTDAEVNKPVRRRPPRTLQLSAGNDASQGPDEKEAGPTSPRKNRNSALIEKLQANLALSPTGPPTFQKSPGVVKLPVAPFPYGAPGSPSSPPVIITPKQEETPTSFEDPAEGGPLKSIIKGRARLSIKRRPPSRKHRKSSAEEGGEEVATPEHETPNGHEGEVFEEQKASDGVDTASISSKQQIEQETNSTDAEKLTSEDEKPEVTVETETPEHKDEGEQEEKTEEDVKEEKSADEPQLAESPSGSKEQEEAREEPVTQLHEKPQTDSDTTIDEKDTEQKEEVINQ; encoded by the exons GACCATACGGTTGTTAAAAAGCGATCTGTGGCTGAACTAGCAGGAAAATTCAGTTGTCAAATTCCTCATACGACAGATGCTGAAGTG AACAAGCCAGTGAGGAGAAGACCTCCCCGCACCCTGCAGTTATCTGCTGGTAATGATGCAAGTCAAGGCCCGGATGAG AAAGAAGCAGGACCAACATCACCCAGGAAAAACAGGAACTCTGCCCTTATTGAAAAACTGCAG GCCAACCTTGCACTTTCTCCAACGGGACCACCTACCTTCCAAAAGAGCCCGGGGGTGgtgaagttacctgtggcgcccTTCCCCTATGGCGCCCCTGGCAGCCCCTCCAGTCCTCCTGTAATTATCACACCGAAACAAGAGGAAACTCCTACCAGCTTTGAGGACCCCGCTGAGGGAGGACCTCTCAAAAGTATCATCAAG GGAAGAGCTCGACTTTCCATCAAGCGTCGCCCGCCGTCTCGCAAACACAGGAAATCCAGCGCAGAAGAAGGTGGAGAAGAGGTGGCCACACCTGAACACGAAACTCCGAACGGGCACGAGGGAGAAGTGTTCGAGGAGCAGAAGGCATCTGACGGTGTCGACACCGCATCGATCTCCTCAAAACAACAGATCGAGCAAGAAACAAATTCAACAGATGCTGAAAAGCTGACTTCAGAAGATGAAAAACCAGAGGTAACGGTTGAGACTGAAACCCCAGAACATAAAGATGAAGGTGAACAAGAAGAGAAGACAGAGGAAGATGTAAAAGAGGAGAAAAGTGCGGATGAGCCGCAGTTAGCCGAAAGTCCCTCAGGGTCTAAAGAGCAAGAAGAGGCACGCGAAGAGCCGGTCACGCAACTTCATGAAAAGCCACAGACTGATTCTGATACAACAATAGATGAGAAAGATACAGAACAGAAAGAAGAAGTAATAAACCAATAG
- the dub gene encoding duboraya isoform X2 produces MENKPVRRRPPRTLQLSAGNDASQGPDEKEAGPTSPRKNRNSALIEKLQANLALSPTGPPTFQKSPGVVKLPVAPFPYGAPGSPSSPPVIITPKQEETPTSFEDPAEGGPLKSIIKGRARLSIKRRPPSRKHRKSSAEEGGEEVATPEHETPNGHEGEVFEEQKASDGVDTASISSKQQIEQETNSTDAEKLTSEDEKPEVTVETETPEHKDEGEQEEKTEEDVKEEKSADEPQLAESPSGSKEQEEAREEPVTQLHEKPQTDSDTTIDEKDTEQKEEVINQ; encoded by the exons AACAAGCCAGTGAGGAGAAGACCTCCCCGCACCCTGCAGTTATCTGCTGGTAATGATGCAAGTCAAGGCCCGGATGAG AAAGAAGCAGGACCAACATCACCCAGGAAAAACAGGAACTCTGCCCTTATTGAAAAACTGCAG GCCAACCTTGCACTTTCTCCAACGGGACCACCTACCTTCCAAAAGAGCCCGGGGGTGgtgaagttacctgtggcgcccTTCCCCTATGGCGCCCCTGGCAGCCCCTCCAGTCCTCCTGTAATTATCACACCGAAACAAGAGGAAACTCCTACCAGCTTTGAGGACCCCGCTGAGGGAGGACCTCTCAAAAGTATCATCAAG GGAAGAGCTCGACTTTCCATCAAGCGTCGCCCGCCGTCTCGCAAACACAGGAAATCCAGCGCAGAAGAAGGTGGAGAAGAGGTGGCCACACCTGAACACGAAACTCCGAACGGGCACGAGGGAGAAGTGTTCGAGGAGCAGAAGGCATCTGACGGTGTCGACACCGCATCGATCTCCTCAAAACAACAGATCGAGCAAGAAACAAATTCAACAGATGCTGAAAAGCTGACTTCAGAAGATGAAAAACCAGAGGTAACGGTTGAGACTGAAACCCCAGAACATAAAGATGAAGGTGAACAAGAAGAGAAGACAGAGGAAGATGTAAAAGAGGAGAAAAGTGCGGATGAGCCGCAGTTAGCCGAAAGTCCCTCAGGGTCTAAAGAGCAAGAAGAGGCACGCGAAGAGCCGGTCACGCAACTTCATGAAAAGCCACAGACTGATTCTGATACAACAATAGATGAGAAAGATACAGAACAGAAAGAAGAAGTAATAAACCAATAG